The following proteins come from a genomic window of Campylobacter coli 76339:
- a CDS encoding Cell division protein FtsX has product MKFFKTHLSLILPLLFMMFAFEFILLTNATLKYYEELVNKDYNIIVASSTELDKNVIKTKLSSFSSLELLDPKDLIERLKNDVSDKNLKVLRDSLPKFYSIKLDYLPTQNELNTIKNQLLSIPSISKVETFAKTHDKVYSLLVLMKFVFWLFLFIIILLSFVLFLKQMRIWLFEHTERVEIMCLFGAPFWFRSFMLYKIVVVDCFIAFIVLFIFFTQIYDLSIVQDSLKAVDIILPPINFIVHLGVIFLATLFVCLLCVNSVMFRVKK; this is encoded by the coding sequence ATGAAATTTTTTAAAACTCACTTATCTTTGATTTTGCCTTTGCTTTTTATGATGTTTGCCTTTGAGTTTATTTTACTTACAAATGCTACTTTAAAATACTACGAAGAGCTTGTCAATAAAGATTATAATATCATTGTCGCAAGCTCTACCGAACTTGATAAGAATGTTATAAAAACCAAACTTTCTTCTTTTTCTAGTTTGGAATTATTAGATCCTAAGGATTTGATAGAGCGTTTAAAAAATGATGTTTCTGATAAAAATTTAAAAGTTTTGCGAGATTCTTTACCTAAATTTTATAGCATTAAACTTGATTATTTGCCTACGCAAAATGAGCTTAATACTATTAAAAATCAGCTTTTAAGCATACCAAGCATTAGTAAAGTTGAAACTTTTGCTAAAACGCATGATAAGGTTTATTCTTTACTTGTTTTGATGAAATTTGTATTTTGGCTATTTTTATTTATCATTATCTTGCTTTCCTTTGTTTTATTTTTAAAGCAAATGAGAATTTGGCTTTTTGAACACACCGAACGCGTAGAGATTATGTGCTTGTTTGGTGCACCTTTTTGGTTTAGATCTTTCATGCTGTATAAGATTGTAGTAGTGGATTGTTTTATCGCTTTTATTGTTTTGTTTATATTTTTCACACAAATTTACGATCTTTCTATAGTTCAAGATAGTCTAAAGGCGGTTGATATTATCTTGCCTCCTATTAATTTTATCGTGCATTTGGGTGTGATTTTTTTAGCCACTTTATTTGTATGCTTATTGTGCGTAAATTCGGTGATGTTTAGGGTGAAGAAATGA
- a CDS encoding Cell division transporter, ATP-binding protein FtsE (TC 3.A.5.1.1), which produces MSNLIQAHKLSLGYDELVIKEASFTFKDDDFVFITGKSGSGKSTLLKSFYGDLELLSGQLEVCGSSMRKIGNLELLKLRQQIGIIFQDYRLIQEYSVEKNVMLPLMIKGYSKKVCHDQASKLLKHVNLTFKADKLPNQLSGGEQQRVAMARALAHNPKLLLCDEPTGNLDEYSSDIIWTLLKSARELLGTCVVVVTHRIPSNLRLNYRRFNIENGNMNEIF; this is translated from the coding sequence ATGTCAAATTTAATTCAAGCACATAAACTTTCTTTAGGTTATGATGAATTAGTTATCAAAGAAGCTAGCTTTACTTTTAAAGATGATGATTTTGTATTTATTACAGGTAAAAGTGGAAGTGGAAAAAGCACTCTGTTGAAATCTTTTTATGGGGATTTAGAACTCCTTTCAGGTCAGCTTGAAGTATGCGGATCTTCTATGCGAAAGATCGGAAATTTAGAGCTTTTAAAATTGCGTCAGCAAATCGGTATTATTTTTCAAGACTATAGACTTATACAAGAATACAGCGTGGAAAAAAATGTCATGCTTCCTCTTATGATCAAAGGTTATAGTAAGAAAGTTTGCCATGATCAAGCTAGTAAGCTTTTAAAGCATGTAAATTTGACATTTAAAGCAGATAAATTGCCTAACCAGCTAAGCGGAGGAGAGCAGCAAAGAGTCGCTATGGCTAGAGCTTTAGCGCACAATCCTAAGCTTTTGCTTTGCGATGAGCCTACGGGAAATTTGGACGAGTATTCTTCGGATATTATTTGGACACTTTTAAAATCAGCTAGAGAGCTTTTAGGTACTTGTGTTGTGGTGGTTACGCATAGAATTCCGAGCAATTTAAGACTGAATTATCGTCGTTTCAATATAGAAAATGGAAATATGAATGAAATTTTTTAA
- a CDS encoding tRNA (guanine46-N7-)-methyltransferase has protein sequence MPNFKAIKLKEIILPFEKDGVEFVWMAYNDNVNLIYTKVKEESFFLQIKKGENEFVVKVDKHTKPSKIAYLHKALDIFKQYFCEDIISEAFGVKNNALAEKTPLIANDFEEVLARLGGKIYIEIGFGSGRHLLYQAKNNPQVLILGIEIYNPAITQVAKLAKAQGIDNILLIQSDARLLLSVLQSHSIEKIFLHFPVPWDKKPHRRVISKAFCKECARVLTAQGVFELRTDSYEYFDFTLKEFLEFSSPQFSIRKNENLEISSKYEDRWKRQEKDIYDLWVWNLDKEENDIFVEEFDFSDMHLSRNDLMLLEKNFKNFTLKKEDFFLHFENIYKQGESLLLKIAFGAFNKPEHCYLHIDETISFVFKEPFKIQENLKAIKMLKESIKFHFNTDHFLEN, from the coding sequence GTGCCAAATTTTAAAGCGATAAAACTTAAAGAAATCATTCTACCCTTTGAAAAAGATGGGGTAGAATTTGTTTGGATGGCATATAATGACAATGTGAATTTAATCTATACAAAGGTTAAAGAAGAAAGCTTTTTTCTACAGATTAAAAAAGGAGAAAATGAATTTGTAGTTAAGGTAGATAAACATACCAAACCTTCTAAAATAGCTTATTTGCACAAGGCTTTAGATATCTTTAAACAATATTTTTGCGAAGATATTATCAGCGAGGCTTTCGGTGTAAAAAACAATGCTTTGGCTGAAAAAACTCCTTTAATTGCTAATGATTTTGAAGAGGTGCTAGCAAGACTTGGAGGCAAAATTTACATTGAAATCGGCTTTGGTTCAGGAAGGCATTTGCTTTATCAAGCTAAAAACAATCCTCAAGTTTTAATCCTTGGGATAGAAATTTATAATCCAGCCATCACACAGGTAGCAAAGCTTGCAAAAGCACAGGGTATTGATAATATTTTATTAATTCAAAGTGATGCTAGGCTTTTACTAAGCGTTCTTCAATCTCATTCTATAGAAAAAATTTTCTTACACTTTCCAGTTCCTTGGGATAAAAAGCCTCATCGCCGTGTTATTTCTAAAGCATTTTGCAAAGAATGCGCAAGAGTACTTACAGCACAAGGAGTTTTTGAACTTAGAACGGATAGTTATGAGTATTTTGATTTTACTCTTAAGGAATTTTTGGAATTCTCATCGCCACAATTTAGCATTAGAAAAAATGAAAATTTAGAAATTTCTAGCAAATACGAAGATAGATGGAAAAGACAAGAAAAAGATATTTATGATCTTTGGGTGTGGAATTTAGACAAGGAAGAAAACGATATCTTTGTAGAAGAATTTGATTTTTCAGATATGCATTTAAGCAGAAATGATTTAATGCTTTTGGAGAAAAATTTTAAAAACTTTACCCTGAAAAAAGAGGATTTCTTCTTGCATTTTGAAAATATTTATAAGCAAGGGGAAAGTTTATTGTTGAAGATAGCCTTTGGTGCTTTTAATAAGCCTGAGCACTGTTATTTACATATAGATGAGACGATTAGCTTTGTTTTTAAGGAGCCTTTTAAAATACAAGAAAATTTAAAAGCTATAAAAATGCTTAAGGAAAGTATTAAATTTCATTTTAATACAGATCATTTTCTTGAAAATTAA
- a CDS encoding Putative fibronectin domain-containing lipoprotein, whose translation MSLCLGALTLLFSACSVSQLSSVGSSKELLVNESLPKIENLKSLSDISNIAFEWEPLYDDNIKGFYLYRSSDANPEFKLIGTIKDKFQTHYVDAKLEPNTKYYYMMRSFNNQGHISEDGKVVEVKTMPRLEAVPFAQAITNLPSRIKLIWRPHPDPRVASYIIERAKADEQEFKKIAEIKNRLNAEFIDEDLKPGENFSYRIIAVGFDGVQSEPSSVLNSTSKALPPQVEHLNASLDGSNKVILTWDAPKYQDFSYYKVYSTSSSLLPYTLLAKTEQNYYEDRVEGAAKSKYYKVTMVDVDGLESPMPENGVEGKTLGLPSSPTVILAQSTSEGIDLEWIDNDSRAVEYEVRRYGGDQDAIFKGIKEKRLKDIKALPGVEYSYEVIAIDSVGLRSEPSKRVKAGQ comes from the coding sequence TTGAGTCTTTGCTTGGGTGCTTTGACTCTTTTATTTAGTGCTTGTAGTGTTTCACAACTTTCTAGCGTGGGTTCTAGTAAAGAACTTTTAGTTAATGAAAGCTTGCCAAAGATTGAAAATTTAAAAAGCTTGAGTGATATTAGCAATATAGCGTTTGAATGGGAGCCTTTGTATGATGATAATATTAAAGGATTTTATTTATATCGTTCAAGTGATGCAAATCCTGAATTTAAGCTCATAGGGACGATAAAAGATAAATTTCAAACCCATTATGTAGATGCTAAACTTGAGCCAAATACAAAATATTATTATATGATGAGAAGTTTTAACAATCAAGGTCATATTTCAGAAGATGGAAAGGTAGTTGAAGTAAAAACTATGCCAAGATTAGAGGCTGTCCCTTTTGCACAAGCTATTACAAATCTACCTAGCCGAATCAAATTGATTTGGCGTCCGCATCCAGATCCAAGAGTGGCTTCTTATATCATAGAAAGAGCTAAGGCGGATGAGCAAGAATTTAAAAAAATCGCCGAGATAAAAAATCGCTTGAATGCTGAATTTATAGATGAGGATTTAAAACCAGGGGAGAATTTCAGCTACAGAATCATCGCTGTTGGATTTGACGGAGTGCAAAGTGAGCCAAGTTCTGTTTTAAATTCTACAAGCAAGGCTTTGCCACCTCAAGTTGAGCATTTAAATGCAAGTTTAGATGGCTCTAATAAAGTGATTTTGACTTGGGATGCTCCTAAATATCAAGATTTTTCATATTATAAGGTTTATTCTACGAGTTCAAGTTTACTTCCTTATACTCTTTTGGCTAAAACTGAGCAAAATTATTATGAAGATAGGGTTGAGGGTGCTGCAAAAAGCAAGTATTATAAAGTAACCATGGTGGATGTAGATGGGCTTGAAAGTCCTATGCCTGAAAATGGAGTAGAGGGCAAAACCTTAGGACTCCCGTCTTCTCCTACTGTGATTTTAGCTCAAAGCACAAGTGAGGGTATCGATCTAGAATGGATAGATAATGATTCTAGAGCAGTTGAATACGAAGTTAGACGCTATGGCGGAGATCAAGATGCTATTTTTAAGGGCATAAAAGAAAAAAGACTAAAAGATATCAAAGCTTTGCCAGGTGTGGAGTATAGTTATGAGGTTATAGCGATTGATTCTGTTGGTCTTCGTTCAGAGCCTTCAAAAAGAGTTAAGGCAGGGCAATAG
- a CDS encoding Ribosomal large subunit pseudouridine synthase D, with protein sequence MQTFLVDESSRLDIFLAKNLNQSRSQIALMIEKNCVWVNDKIQNKNSFKLKVGDKLVLNLPLVEEAKPKFDIDFDIEILYEDEDLLVLNKPSNLVVHGAKSVKSATLVDWLIEKQYTLSTLGGEVRAGLVHRLDKETSGAILIAKNNFAHQKLSEQLSDKTMGRIYLALIDLPLKEDKIIIDKALIRSSANAIKKIVTNSHTRGSKEAKSAFVNLAKSKELSLIGAKLFTGRTHQIRAHLASINRHILGDELYGYRGKYECRIMLHAYFLYFVHPRNGEKIFVQAPLMNDFKQILEKNFILGELNEKISLESLLGCFDSFI encoded by the coding sequence ATGCAAACTTTTTTAGTCGATGAATCCTCAAGACTTGATATTTTTTTAGCTAAAAATCTTAATCAAAGTCGCAGTCAAATAGCTTTAATGATAGAAAAAAACTGCGTTTGGGTTAATGATAAAATTCAAAATAAAAATTCATTCAAGTTAAAAGTCGGAGATAAGCTTGTTTTAAATTTGCCACTTGTAGAGGAAGCTAAGCCTAAATTTGATATAGATTTTGATATAGAAATTTTATACGAAGATGAGGATTTGTTGGTTTTAAACAAGCCTTCAAATTTGGTAGTTCATGGAGCAAAGAGCGTGAAAAGCGCAACTTTAGTGGATTGGCTTATAGAAAAACAATACACTCTTTCTACTTTAGGCGGAGAAGTGCGAGCAGGGCTTGTCCATAGGCTTGATAAAGAAACAAGCGGAGCTATACTGATCGCGAAAAATAATTTTGCCCATCAAAAGCTTAGTGAGCAACTTAGCGATAAAACTATGGGAAGAATTTATCTCGCGTTAATTGATTTGCCACTAAAAGAGGATAAAATTATCATAGATAAAGCCTTGATTCGTTCCAGTGCGAATGCTATTAAAAAAATAGTTACAAATTCCCATACTAGGGGCTCTAAGGAAGCTAAGAGTGCTTTTGTCAATTTGGCAAAAAGTAAGGAATTAAGTCTTATTGGGGCTAAACTTTTTACGGGTAGAACGCATCAAATCAGAGCGCATTTAGCTAGCATAAATCGTCATATTTTAGGAGATGAATTATACGGTTATAGGGGAAAATACGAGTGCAGGATCATGTTGCATGCGTATTTTTTATATTTTGTTCACCCTAGAAATGGAGAAAAGATATTTGTTCAAGCTCCATTGATGAATGATTTTAAGCAAATTTTAGAAAAAAATTTTATTTTAGGAGAGCTTAATGAAAAAATTTCACTTGAGTCTTTGCTTGGGTGCTTTGACTCTTTTATTTAG
- a CDS encoding Rod shape-determining protein RodA codes for MFIPDRRILTHFDYIQPILFIPIISISFFLIYEANTFLAEKQFVYACVGIAAFSVFFLLPIRKLMWLIPVAYWVNIFLLLSTDIFGVERLGAKRWLEIPFTHFTIQPSEIFKPSFILMLAYLIYQNPPPKNGYKLKQFLKLSFFIILPFLLIAQEPDLGSAMVLLIVGFGVLFIMGVNYKIWLSIIIAIGISSPIIYTHFLKPYQKQRIHDFISEKPSYQVAQSMIAIGNGGLIGKSEDEATQTHFNFLPIATSDFIFAYLIERFGFIGGFVLILLYILLIFHLLSLNHKLKNDYFARVAINCVALFIFIYAGVNISMTIGFAPVVGIPLPFFSYGGSSFTIFMIFFGILQHLITFRYFWTDNKNK; via the coding sequence TTGTTTATACCCGATAGAAGAATTTTAACACATTTTGATTATATACAACCTATTTTATTTATACCTATCATTTCAATTTCATTTTTTTTAATATACGAAGCCAATACCTTTTTAGCTGAAAAACAATTCGTTTATGCCTGTGTAGGGATTGCAGCATTTAGTGTATTTTTCTTACTACCCATACGCAAACTTATGTGGCTCATACCTGTAGCTTATTGGGTAAATATCTTTTTGCTTTTAAGTACAGATATTTTTGGAGTTGAAAGGCTAGGCGCCAAAAGATGGCTTGAAATTCCATTTACTCATTTTACCATTCAACCTTCTGAAATTTTTAAACCCAGCTTTATTTTAATGCTTGCTTATCTCATCTATCAAAATCCACCGCCCAAAAATGGCTATAAATTAAAACAATTTCTAAAACTTAGTTTTTTTATCATCTTGCCTTTTTTGCTGATCGCTCAAGAGCCTGATTTGGGTAGTGCTATGGTGCTTTTGATCGTAGGTTTTGGTGTGCTTTTTATCATGGGTGTGAATTATAAAATTTGGCTCAGCATCATCATCGCTATTGGTATAAGTTCTCCTATTATTTATACGCATTTTTTAAAGCCTTATCAAAAACAAAGAATTCATGATTTTATCTCAGAAAAACCAAGCTATCAAGTCGCACAGTCGATGATAGCTATAGGCAATGGCGGACTCATAGGCAAATCCGAAGACGAAGCCACGCAAACACATTTTAACTTTTTGCCTATCGCTACGAGTGATTTTATCTTTGCATATCTTATAGAGCGTTTTGGATTTATAGGCGGGTTTGTTTTAATCCTACTTTATATCCTGCTCATCTTTCACTTGCTAAGTCTTAATCATAAGCTTAAAAATGATTATTTTGCTAGAGTTGCCATAAACTGCGTGGCATTGTTTATTTTTATTTATGCGGGAGTTAATATTTCGATGACTATAGGTTTTGCACCGGTTGTCGGTATACCACTGCCTTTTTTTAGTTATGGTGGAAGTTCTTTTACAATTTTTATGATTTTCTTTGGAATTTTACAACATTTAATCACTTTTAGATATTTTTGGACAGATAATAAAAATAAATAA
- a CDS encoding CRISPR-associated protein, Csn1 family produces the protein MKILGFDIGINSIGWAFVEDNQLQDCGVRLFTKAEDPKTKESLALPRRNARSNRRRLGRRRSRLIALKHIISKGLKLNYQDYIANDGELPKAYEGRLISPYELRYKALNEKIEPKDLARVILHIAKHRGYMNKNEKKSSDNEKGKILSALKTNALKLEKYQSVGEYFYKEFFQKYRENTKDFINIRNKEGSYENCVLASDLEKELKLILEKQKEWGYSYNDNFIKEILKVAFFQRPLKDFSYLVGACTFFEDEKRACKNSYSAWEFVALTKIINELKSLEKESGELVSSQIINEILNHILDKGSITYKKFREYIKLHESMKFKSLKYDKDNVESTKLIEFRKLVEFKKALGEHSLSREELDQIATYITLIKDNEKLKITLEKYSLNNEQIKNLLEIDFNDHINLSFKALNLILPLMKEGKRYDEACKLLNLKTKSNNQKFDFLPAFCDSIFAQELTNPIVNRAISEYRKVLNALLKKYGKMHKIHIELARDIGLSKKLRAKIEKEQKENYENNIWALNECEKFGLKANAKNILKLKLWKEQKEFCIYSGKKISIEHLRDEKALEVDHIYPYSRSFDDSFLNKVLVFTKENQEKLNKTPFEAFGANEERWSKIQALAQNLPYKKKNKILDEAFKGKQQQDFISRNLNDTRYISTLIVKYTKEYLDFLPLDEKEDVNLKSGEKGSKIHVQTINGMLTSVLRHTWGFAQKDRNNHLHHALDATIVAYSTNAIIKAFSDFKKEQELLKAKLYAKELTSDSYKHQAKFFEPFEGFREQILNQINKLFVSKPPRKRARGALHKETFYSKDEMIKKYNSQEGVEIALNCGKIRKIGTKYVENDTMVRIDIFKKQNKFYAIPIYTMDFALGVLPNKIVIIGKDKKGNPKQWQEIDESYEFCFSLHKDDLVLIQKKDMQEPEFAYYNGFDISNSSICVEKHDNKFENLTDNQRLLFTNAEGNVKAKKIGIQGLRIFEKYIITPLGEKIKADFKPREDIALKTSKKHGL, from the coding sequence ATGAAAATTTTAGGTTTTGATATAGGGATTAACTCTATAGGTTGGGCTTTTGTTGAAGATAATCAATTACAAGATTGTGGTGTAAGATTATTTACCAAGGCTGAAGATCCTAAGACAAAAGAATCTTTAGCTTTACCTAGACGCAATGCAAGAAGCAATAGAAGACGACTAGGAAGAAGAAGATCAAGACTGATTGCTTTAAAGCATATTATTTCAAAAGGATTAAAATTAAATTATCAAGATTATATAGCAAACGATGGAGAATTGCCTAAAGCTTATGAAGGAAGACTTATAAGTCCTTATGAGCTAAGATATAAAGCGCTTAATGAAAAAATAGAACCCAAAGATTTAGCAAGAGTGATTTTACATATAGCAAAACATCGTGGTTATATGAATAAAAATGAAAAAAAATCAAGTGATAATGAAAAAGGGAAAATTTTAAGTGCTTTAAAAACAAATGCTTTAAAATTGGAAAAATATCAAAGTGTAGGAGAGTATTTTTATAAAGAATTTTTCCAAAAATATAGAGAAAATACAAAAGATTTTATAAATATACGCAATAAAGAAGGCAGTTATGAAAATTGCGTTCTAGCAAGTGATTTAGAAAAAGAATTAAAACTGATTTTAGAAAAACAAAAAGAATGGGGATATTCTTATAATGATAATTTTATAAAGGAAATTCTAAAAGTTGCATTTTTTCAAAGACCTTTGAAAGATTTTTCATATTTGGTAGGAGCTTGCACCTTTTTTGAAGATGAAAAAAGAGCTTGTAAAAATTCATATAGTGCTTGGGAATTCGTAGCATTAACCAAGATTATCAATGAGCTAAAAAGCTTAGAGAAAGAGAGTGGAGAGCTTGTATCGAGTCAGATTATCAATGAAATTTTAAATCATATCTTAGATAAAGGAAGTATCACTTATAAAAAATTTAGAGAATACATTAAACTTCATGAAAGTATGAAATTTAAAAGTCTAAAGTATGATAAGGACAATGTAGAAAGTACAAAACTGATTGAATTTAGAAAATTAGTCGAATTTAAAAAAGCCCTAGGAGAGCATTCCTTAAGTAGGGAAGAATTAGATCAAATAGCGACTTATATCACTCTAATTAAAGATAATGAGAAATTAAAAATTACTTTAGAAAAGTATAGTTTAAATAACGAGCAAATCAAGAATCTGCTAGAAATTGATTTCAACGATCATATAAATCTTAGTTTTAAAGCACTTAATCTAATCTTGCCTTTGATGAAAGAGGGAAAAAGATACGATGAAGCTTGCAAGCTTTTAAATTTAAAAACAAAATCAAACAATCAAAAATTCGATTTCTTACCTGCCTTTTGCGATAGCATTTTTGCACAAGAGCTCACCAATCCTATCGTAAATCGTGCTATAAGCGAGTATAGAAAAGTTTTAAATGCTTTGCTTAAAAAATATGGAAAAATGCATAAAATTCATATAGAATTAGCAAGAGATATAGGGCTGAGTAAAAAGCTTAGGGCTAAGATCGAAAAAGAACAAAAAGAAAACTATGAGAATAATATTTGGGCTCTAAATGAGTGTGAAAAATTTGGACTTAAGGCAAATGCTAAAAACATCTTAAAATTAAAACTTTGGAAAGAACAAAAAGAATTTTGTATTTATAGCGGTAAAAAAATATCCATAGAACACTTAAGAGATGAAAAAGCTTTAGAGGTTGATCATATATATCCTTATTCGCGAAGTTTTGATGATTCTTTTTTAAATAAGGTTTTGGTTTTTACCAAAGAAAATCAAGAAAAACTCAATAAAACACCTTTTGAAGCCTTTGGAGCAAATGAAGAAAGATGGAGTAAAATTCAAGCTTTAGCTCAAAATCTTCCCTATAAAAAGAAAAATAAAATTTTAGACGAAGCTTTTAAAGGCAAGCAACAGCAAGATTTTATCAGTAGGAATTTAAATGATACAAGATATATTTCAACTCTTATTGTTAAATACACAAAAGAATATTTAGATTTTTTACCTTTGGATGAAAAAGAAGATGTAAATCTAAAAAGTGGAGAAAAAGGAAGTAAAATACATGTGCAAACAATCAATGGAATGCTTACATCAGTTTTAAGGCATACTTGGGGATTTGCTCAAAAAGATAGAAACAACCATCTTCATCACGCGCTTGATGCCACGATAGTCGCTTATAGCACAAATGCCATTATAAAAGCTTTTTCAGATTTTAAAAAAGAACAAGAGCTTTTAAAAGCAAAACTTTATGCTAAAGAACTTACAAGTGATAGTTATAAACATCAAGCTAAGTTCTTTGAGCCTTTTGAGGGGTTTAGAGAGCAAATTTTAAATCAAATAAACAAGCTTTTTGTTTCAAAACCTCCTAGAAAAAGAGCAAGAGGAGCTTTACATAAGGAAACATTTTACTCTAAAGATGAAATGATTAAAAAATACAACTCACAAGAAGGTGTAGAAATAGCGCTAAATTGTGGAAAAATAAGAAAAATAGGTACAAAATATGTAGAAAATGACACCATGGTAAGGATTGATATTTTTAAAAAACAAAATAAATTTTATGCCATACCTATTTATACTATGGATTTTGCTTTAGGAGTTTTACCAAATAAAATAGTAATTATAGGTAAAGATAAAAAGGGCAATCCAAAGCAATGGCAAGAAATAGATGAAAGCTATGAGTTTTGTTTTTCTTTGCATAAAGATGATTTGGTTTTGATACAAAAAAAAGATATGCAAGAACCCGAATTTGCTTATTATAATGGTTTTGATATCAGTAACTCAAGTATTTGTGTTGAAAAACATGATAATAAATTTGAAAACTTAACAGACAATCAAAGGCTATTGTTTACAAATGCAGAAGGAAATGTAAAGGCTAAAAAAATAGGAATTCAGGGATTGAGAATTTTCGAAAAATACATTATAACCCCGCTTGGAGAAAAAATTAAGGCTGATTTTAAACCAAGGGAAGATATTGCCTTAAAGACGAGCAAAAAACATGGCCTATGA
- a CDS encoding Replicative DNA helicase, translated as MQQEHFDLDLERAILSSCIMSEDAYSSIAGDIEPKDFSLKAHQDVFKAIIACVNAGEPISISFLKKHKKIDEQILTEIIATPSIIDLPAYVNELREKSIKRQLLSFAHLLPTRINDNRAVSEISDEIGKEIFNITNRVNTNDIKDIELVLSELLEEFKKQKSLENKTVIGLDTGFEDLNTMTKGFKGGELIIIAARPGMGKTTLCLNFIEKVLRQDKGVVMFSLEMPAAQIMQRMLAAKTSIPLQKILTADLNDNEWERIGDACNYYSKKKLFIYDSGYATITDVRAILRRLKAQEESIGLCVIDYIGLMMSNSNFNDRHLQVSEISRGLKLLARELDMPIIALSQLNRSLEQRANKRPMMSDLRESGAIEQDADTILFVYRDEVYREQDEKERENKAKAEGKPYQRNFIPNPMQENAEILVGKNRNGPVGVVEVLFLKEKSCFVDKPKFESVEFQE; from the coding sequence GTGCAGCAAGAGCATTTTGATTTGGATTTAGAGCGCGCAATTTTAAGTAGTTGTATCATGAGCGAGGATGCTTATTCTAGTATAGCAGGAGATATAGAACCTAAAGATTTTAGTCTTAAAGCTCATCAGGATGTTTTTAAAGCTATTATTGCTTGCGTGAATGCTGGGGAGCCTATATCGATTAGCTTTTTAAAAAAACATAAAAAAATAGATGAACAAATTTTAACAGAGATTATCGCAACTCCTTCGATAATAGATCTTCCCGCTTATGTTAATGAACTTCGCGAAAAGTCGATTAAAAGACAGCTTTTAAGTTTTGCACATCTTTTGCCAACACGGATCAATGATAATCGCGCAGTCAGCGAAATTTCTGATGAAATCGGCAAGGAAATTTTTAACATTACCAACCGTGTCAATACTAACGATATCAAAGATATAGAATTGGTTTTAAGCGAGCTTTTAGAAGAATTCAAAAAACAAAAAAGCCTTGAAAATAAAACAGTGATAGGACTTGATACGGGTTTTGAAGATCTAAATACTATGACTAAGGGTTTTAAAGGTGGGGAGCTTATCATCATCGCAGCGCGCCCAGGTATGGGAAAAACAACTCTGTGTTTAAATTTTATAGAGAAGGTTTTAAGACAGGATAAGGGAGTGGTAATGTTTTCGCTTGAAATGCCTGCTGCTCAAATCATGCAAAGAATGCTTGCGGCAAAAACTTCTATCCCTTTGCAAAAAATTTTGACAGCGGATTTAAATGATAATGAATGGGAACGCATTGGCGATGCTTGTAATTATTATTCTAAAAAGAAATTATTTATCTATGATAGCGGTTATGCGACTATCACAGATGTAAGAGCGATTTTAAGGCGTTTAAAGGCTCAAGAAGAAAGCATAGGGCTTTGCGTGATTGATTATATAGGGCTTATGATGAGTAATTCTAATTTCAATGATAGACATTTACAAGTCAGCGAAATTTCAAGAGGGCTTAAGCTTTTAGCAAGAGAGCTTGATATGCCCATCATCGCACTTTCACAGCTCAATCGTTCTTTGGAACAGCGTGCAAATAAGCGTCCTATGATGAGTGATTTGCGTGAAAGTGGGGCTATAGAGCAGGATGCGGATACGATTTTGTTTGTGTATCGCGATGAGGTTTATAGGGAGCAGGATGAAAAAGAACGCGAAAATAAAGCAAAAGCCGAAGGCAAGCCTTATCAAAGAAATTTTATTCCTAATCCTATGCAAGAAAATGCTGAAATTTTAGTCGGCAAAAACAGAAATGGTCCTGTAGGGGTTGTCGAGGTTTTATTTTTAAAAGAAAAATCTTGCTTTGTGGATAAGCCGAAATTTGAGAGTGTTGAATTTCAGGAGTAG